The nucleotide window acccagaccaaaacacacctaggatctagcatcatttattcgatttttttggtgtgtgtctttttaattttaatatttttttaattttaattttttttaattttaattttttctacttcattaattccttttctcccttcaaaatgacgaaacgaaggaattcaccccaaaagaaagagcaggaagaaacgacagccagggacttaaccaatacagatacaagcgagatgtctgaaacagaatttagaatcacaataataagaatactagctggagttgaaaatagattagaatccctttctgtggagataaaagaagtaaaaactagtcgggattaaataaaaaatgctataatttagCTGCAATCacgaatggatgccatggcagcaaggatggatgaggcagaacagagaatcagtgatagagaggacaaacttatggagaataatgaagcagaaaaaaagagggagattaaggcaaaagagcacgatttaagaattagagaaatcagtgactcattaaaaaggaacaacatcacaGAGTGGCCAACAGTCTGCAAAGCAACATGCCTAAGTTTTATTGTGACTACTGCAACACATACCTCACCCATGACTCTCCATCTGTGAGAAAGACACACTGCAGTGGTAGGAAACACAAAGAGAATGTGAAAGACTACTATCAGAAATGGATGGAAGagcaagcccagagcctgatcGACAAAACAACTGCTGCCTTTCAGCAAGGAAAGATTCCTCCTACTccattctctgctcctcctcctgcagGGGCGATGATTCCATCTCCCCCTAGTCTCCCGGGTCCTCCTCGCCCTGGTATGATGCCAGCACCCCATATGGGGGGCCCTCCCATGATGCCAATGAtgggccctcctcctcctgggatGATGTCAGTGGGACCTGCTCCTGGAATGAGGCCGCCTATGGGAGGCCACATGCCAATGATGCCTGGGCCCCCAATGATGAGACCTCCCACCCGTCCCATGATGGTACCCACTCGGCCAGGAATGACTCGACCAGACAGATAAGGAGAGACAGGAACCtctttatatccattttatattaCTTGTTCTACTTTACCAGGAGATCATGGTGCTGTGACTCTGGGTGTTTTCTAACAGCATGACAAGGAAGACTTGCTCCCCCTTCCTATCAAACAGAGAATAGTTTTTGCAAGGGAGTagtgggacaaaaaaaaaaaaagtaatttccagTTGTATcgtgaaatgtgaaaataaaattgtcaactgttttagttaaaaaaaaaaaaaaaaaggaacaacatcagaatcataggggtcccagaagaggaagagagaaataggggtagaagggttatgtgagcaaatcatagcggacaactttcctaacctggggaaagacacagacatcaaaatccaggaagcacagaagactcccattagattcaacaaaaaccgaccatcaacaaggcatatcatagccaaattcacaaaatactcaggcaaggagagaatcctgaaagcagcaagggaaaaaaaagtccttaacctgcaagggaagacagatcaggtttacagcagacctatccacagaaacttggcaggccagaaaggagtggcaggatatattcaatgtgctgaatcagaaaaatatgcagccaagaattctttatccagcaaggctgtcattcaaaatagaaggagagattaaaaagtttcccaaacaaacaaaaattacaggagtttgtgaccactaaaccagccctgcaagatattttaagggggactctctgaggggagaaaagatgaaaatataaataaataccaaaagcaacaaagattagaaaggaccagaaactccaactctacaagcaacgtaatggcaataaattcatatctttcagtactcattctaaatgtcaatggactcaatgctccaatcaaaagacatagggtaacagaatgaataagaaaacaagatctatctcTATGCTGtttaagagacccactttagacctaaagacaccttcagattgaaagtaaggggatggagaaccatctgtcatgctaatggtcaacaaaagaaagctggagtagccatacttatatcagacagtctagactttaaaataaagactgtatcaagagatgcagaagggcattatatcataattaaggggtctatccaccaagaagacctaacaattgtaaatatttatgtgccaaatgtgggagcacccaaatatataaatcaatgaatcacaaacataaagaaacttattgatagtaataccataataggagACTTCCAATACCCTACTCACagcagtggacagatcatctaatcaaaaaatcaaggaaacaatggctttgaatgacattctggaccagatggacttaacagatacattcagaacatttcatcctaaagcagcagaatatacattcttctccagtgcacatggaatgttctccagaatagaccacatactgggacacaaatcagtcctcagcaagtacaaaaaaatcGAGATCATACactgcatattttcagaacacaacactatgaaactcgaaagaaaaatttggaaaggtaacaaatacttggagactgaagaacatcctactaaagaatgaatgagctaaccaagaagttaaagaggaaattaaaaagtatatggaagccaatgaaaatgataacaccacaacccaaaacctctggaccGCAGctaaggcagtcataagaggaaagtatatagcaatccaggccttcctaaagagggaagaaagatctcagatacacaacctaaccttacgccttaaagagctggaaaaagaacagcaaataaaaccccaaagcagcagaagacagaaaataataaagattagagcagaaattaatgctatcaaaactaaaaacacagtagaacagatcaatgaaaccagaagatggttctttgaaagaattaacaaaattgataaaccactagccagcttggtcaaaaagaaaaaggaaaggacccaaataaataaaatcaagaatgaaaggggagagatcacaaccaaaacagcagaaataaaaacaataataaaaaaatattatgagcaattatatgccaataaaatgggcaatctggaagaaatggataaattcctagaaacatatacactaccaaaactgaaacaggaagaaatagaaaatttgaacagacacataaccagtaaggaagtcgaattagtaataaaaaatctgccaaaaaacaaacgtccagggccagatggctttccaggggaattctaccaaacatttaaggaagagttaacacctattctcttgaagttgttccaaaaaatagaaatggaaggaaaacttccaaactctttctatgaagccagcattaccttgattccaaaaccagagaccccactaaaaaggagaattataccaatttccctgatgaacatagatgcaaaaatcctcaacaagatattagccaactggatccaacaatacattaaaaaaattattcaccacgagcaagtgggatttatacctgggatgcagggctggttcaatatccacaataaattaatgtgattcatcacatcaataaaagaaaggacaagaaccatatgatcctctcaatagatgcagaaaaggcatttgacaaaatacagcatcctttcttgataaaaaccctcaagaaagtagggatagaaggatcatacctcgagatcataaaagccatatatgaatgacccaactctaatatcatcctcaatggggaaaaactgagagctttccccctaaggtcagaaacgacagggatgtccactcttgtcactgtcattcaacatagtattggaagtcttagcctctgcaatcagacaacacaaagaaataaaaggcatccaaatcggccaggaggaggtcaaattttcactcttaacagatggcatgatactctaaatggaaaaccctaaagattccaccaaaaaactgctagaattgattcatgatttcagcaaagttgcaggatataaaatcaatgcacagaaatcagttgcattcctatacaccaacaatgaagcgacagaaagagaaatcaaggaattgatcccatttacaattgcaccaaaacccataaaatacctaggaataaatctaaccaaagaggtgaaaaatgtatacactgaaaactatagaaagcttatgaaagaaactgaagaagacacaaaaaaatggaaaaagattccatgctcctggataggaagaacaaatattgttgaaatgttgatactacccaaagcaatctatgtattcaatgcaatccctatcaaaataacaccggcattcttcacagagctagaacaaatcctaaaatttgtatggaaccagaaaagaccccgaacagccaaagcaatcttgaaaaaaaaaccaaagcaggaggcatcacaatcccggacttcaagctatactacaaagctgtaatcatcaagacagtatggcactggcagaagaacagacacGATCtgagtggaacagaatagagaacccagaaatggacctacaaatgtatggccaactaatctttgacaaagcaggacagaatatccaatggaataaagacagtctcttcagcaagtggtgctgggaaaactggacagcgacatacagaagaatgaacctggaccactttcttacaccatacataaactcaaaatggatgaaagacctaaatgtaagacaggaagccatcaaaatccttgaggagaaagcaggcaaaaacctttttgatcttggcctcagcaacttcttactcaacacgtctctggaggctagggaaacaaaagcaaaaatgaactactgggacttcatcaaaataaacagcttctgcacagtgaaggaaacaatcagcaaaactaaaaggcaaccaacagaacggaagaagatatttgcaaatgacatatcagataaacgattaacatccaaaatctataaagaacttatcaaactcaacacccaaaaaccaaataatccagtgaagaaatgggcaaaacacatgaatagacacttctccaaagaagacatccagatggccaactgacacatgaaaaaatgctcaacatcactcctcatcagggaaatacaaatccaaatcacagtgagataccaccttacacctgtcagaatggctaacattgcaacaacagatgttggcaaggatgtggagaaagaggatctcttttgcattgttggtgggaatgcaagctggtgcaccCATTCTgaaaaaacaatatggaggttcctcaaaaagctaaaaatagaactaccctatgacccagcaattgtactactaggtatttatccaagggatataggtgtgctatttcaaagggacacatgcaccccaatgtttatagcagcactatcaacaatagccaaagtatggaaagatcccagaTGTCCATcgctggatgaatgaataaagaagatgtgatatttatatacaatggagtattcctcggcaatcaaaaagaatgaaatcttgctatttgcaactatgtggatggaactggagggtattatgctaagtgaaattagtcagtcagagaaagacaaatatcatatgacttcactcatatgaggactttaagagacaaaacagatgaacatgagggaagggaaacaaaaataatataaaaatagggaggagtacaaaacctaagagactcataaatatggagaacaaactgagggttactggaggggttgtggggggggggaaatgggctaaatgggtaaggggcactaaggaatctactcctgaaatcattgttgcactatatgctaacttggatgtaaatttaaaaaaaagaaaaaaacacaaaaataaaattaaaaaaataataatgcaaattcAGGTAAAACACAATGGACAGTTGGCTCCTGCTCACTGGAAAGCATGGCCAGCTAAAGGCCATGTTAGACAGTTACAACTTGATAATAAAACATTGCATTTTGAAAACTGagcactgattttttaaaaattgagatataatatactaaaaaaatcatccttttatgattcagtggtttttagtataagATTGTACAACATCATCACTAGCTAATCCCAGAACACCTTTATCACCCCAAAATGCAACCCTGTACTGATTAGCATCTactccctgttcctccccacctcttctctAGCCCCTCGCAATCACCAGTCTATTtactgtctctatggatttgactgttctggacatttcatataaatggcatTATGCAACTTGTGGCCTTTTCTGTCTGACtccttttgcttagcataatgttttcaaaattcatccatattgtagcatgtatgtATCCgtacttcattcctttatatgactgaattatatttaattgtatggccatactacattttctttacccatttattatttgatggacatttggattgtttttgaatttttggcTAATATGAAtattgctgctatgaacattgtgtaaaagtttttgtgtgaacatatgcattcagttctcttgggtatacacctaagagtagaattgctggataatatattaactctaattttaactttttgaaaaagtaCCAAGCTGTTTTCTaaggtggctgtaccattttatattcctatcagCAATGTTTGAGGGTTTGAATTTCTCCACATTGTCAACAGCACTTTTTattgtccatcttttttattGGAGCCATTCCAGTGGCTACGAAGTATCTCAGtgagtttgatttgcatttccttgatgaataATGATATTAAGCAACCTTCTATATACTtactatttgtatatattctttggagaaatatctatttaaatcctttgtgtattttttaattgggttatttgtctttttatttttgagctttatgagttctttatatgttctagataGAAATCCCTTAgcaaatatatgatttacaaatactttctcccattttggtgttgtctttttactttcttga belongs to Felis catus isolate Fca126 chromosome C1, F.catus_Fca126_mat1.0, whole genome shotgun sequence and includes:
- the LOC105259923 gene encoding U1 small nuclear ribonucleoprotein C-like translates to MPKFYCDYCNTYLTHDSPSVRKTHCSGRKHKENVKDYYQKWMEEQAQSLIDKTTAAFQQGKIPPTPFSAPPPAGAMIPSPPSLPGPPRPGMMPAPHMGGPPMMPMMGPPPPGMMSVGPAPGMRPPMGGHMPMMPGPPMMRPPTRPMMVPTRPGMTRPDR